A single window of Microtus ochrogaster isolate Prairie Vole_2 unplaced genomic scaffold, MicOch1.0 UNK10, whole genome shotgun sequence DNA harbors:
- the Pqlc3 gene encoding PQ-loop repeat-containing protein 3 isoform X2 gives MEAGLLWFCNWSTLGVCAALKLPQIYAQLAARSARGISLPSLLLELAGFLVFFRYQCYYGNPLLTYLEYPILIAQDIILLLFVFHFNGNVKQALPYMAVFVSSWFILSLQKWIIDLAMNLCTVISAASKFAQLQYLWKVQDSEAVSALSWGLSAYTCATRIVTTLMTTNDFTILTRFVIMLALNIWVTVTVLHYRKPVTKAE, from the exons ATGGAGGCCGGGCTGCTGTGGTTCTGCAACTGGAGCACGCTGGGCGTTTGCGCCGCACTCAAGCTGCCGCAGATCTACGCGCAGTTGGCGGCGCGCAGTGCGCGGGGCATCAGCCTCCCCAGTTTACTTTTGGAGTTGGCGGG gttcctggtctTCTTTCGCTACCAGTGTTACTATGGGAACCCGTTGCTCACCTACCTGGAATACCCCATTCTCATCGCACAAG ACATCATCCTCCTGCTCTTCGTCTTCCACTTCAATGGGAACGTGAAGCAGGCCTTGCCCTACATGGCTGT ATTTGTGTCATCCTGGTTCATCCTCAGCCTGCAGAAATGGATCATCGACCTGGCCATG AACTTATGCACTGTCATCAGTGCGGCCAGTAAGTTTGCCCAGCTCCAGTATCTGTGGAAGGTGCAGGACTCGGAAGCCGTGAGTGCACTGTCCTGGGGCCTCTCTGCCTACACCTGTGCAA CACGAATAGTAACAACTTTAATGACCACCAATGATTTCACAA ttcttaCCCGTTTTGTGATCATGTTGGCTTTAAATATATGGGTAACAGTAACAGTACTGCACTACCGGAAGCCTGTTACCAAAGCTGAATGA
- the Pqlc3 gene encoding PQ-loop repeat-containing protein 3 isoform X1, translating into MEAGLLWFCNWSTLGVCAALKLPQIYAQLAARSARGISLPSLLLELAGFLVFFRYQCYYGNPLLTYLEYPILIAQDIILLLFVFHFNGNVKQALPYMAVFVSSWFILSLQKWIIDLAMNLCTVISAASKFAQLQYLWKVQDSEAVSALSWGLSAYTCATRIVTTLMTTNDFTTPHNRTLTHRQMRRLEPREITENSGSSEDALGLFTISPGRLFRCS; encoded by the exons ATGGAGGCCGGGCTGCTGTGGTTCTGCAACTGGAGCACGCTGGGCGTTTGCGCCGCACTCAAGCTGCCGCAGATCTACGCGCAGTTGGCGGCGCGCAGTGCGCGGGGCATCAGCCTCCCCAGTTTACTTTTGGAGTTGGCGGG gttcctggtctTCTTTCGCTACCAGTGTTACTATGGGAACCCGTTGCTCACCTACCTGGAATACCCCATTCTCATCGCACAAG ACATCATCCTCCTGCTCTTCGTCTTCCACTTCAATGGGAACGTGAAGCAGGCCTTGCCCTACATGGCTGT ATTTGTGTCATCCTGGTTCATCCTCAGCCTGCAGAAATGGATCATCGACCTGGCCATG AACTTATGCACTGTCATCAGTGCGGCCAGTAAGTTTGCCCAGCTCCAGTATCTGTGGAAGGTGCAGGACTCGGAAGCCGTGAGTGCACTGTCCTGGGGCCTCTCTGCCTACACCTGTGCAA CACGAATAGTAACAACTTTAATGACCACCAATGATTTCACAA CTCCCCACAACAGAACTCTAACCCACAGGCAGATGAGGAGACTGGAGCCTAGAGAGATCACTGAGAACTCTGGGAGTTCAGAAGATGCTCTTGGACTCTTCACTATTTCACCTGGGAGGCTTTTCAG ATGTTCCTGA